DNA from Mycobacterium bourgelatii:
CGTGCTTATTTCCGCAGCTTCGAGCGGGCGATCAAGGTGCGTCGGATTCGACGTAACCCGAACGTGGAATTCGGACCCGCCACGGGATCCGGTAAGTCAACCGGCCCGGTACAAGCCGGCACGGTGCGCTTGCTGGAGGGGGCTGAATATCGCAAAGCGGCTCGGCTGCTGCGGCGGAAGTACCCGCTACTGCATGGCATAGCGGTGCCCACGGCACACCGGCTGATGCGGTCCAAGTACGGCCGCACGGTACACGCCGAGCTCATCCCGTCGGCGCCAGGCCAGTCAGCGAGCCACCCCGCGGGCGTTGACTCTGCGCTCAGGGCGGAGGCTTCTCGCACTTAGCCGCCCCACACGCAGAGTCAGCGCAGTGGCAGCGCAGCGGCGCCCCCTACTTCAGCCTGCTCGCCGCGAAAGTCGCTGCCTGCGCGGTCATTCCGTTTTCGATGTAGGAAACGTGCGCAATGATGTTGCCGCCGCCGGTGCAGATCGGGTCGTCTTGGGCGCACAGGCTGATGGTCTTCGGCGCGAAGGCCGGGCTGATGGTCGGCAGCGGCTGGCCGCCCCACAGCATCGAGGAGAAGCCACTGGTCGGCTCGCCGAACAGGGCCACCGCGGCGACCTGATTGGCCGCCTGCGGTGACACCGATGTGCTGGCCAGATCGATCACGGTCGCACCCTGCGAATAACCCCCGAGCACGAGCTTGGTGTTGGGGCAGCTGGCCACGACCTCTTGGATGTGAGCGGTCGCGTCACTGGCCCCGGCGTTCGCGCTGTTGTGATAGTCGTCGTTCGCGGGATAGTTCACGGCGTAGACGTTGAGGGAGCGCCCAGCGGTCTGCGCTGCCAGGGAGTCGACAAAGGCCTCGCCGATATTGCCGAGGCCTGGATCCTGATGGGTACCGCGGGCGAATACCACCGCGACGTCCGAACACGGGTCGGCCGAAGCGGCGAAAGTGGTGAGGGGTGCGCTCAGCAGCGCCCATGTCGCGACGATCGCGACACCCACAAA
Protein-coding regions in this window:
- a CDS encoding cutinase family protein encodes the protein MNSRSLARFVGVAIVATWALLSAPLTTFAASADPCSDVAVVFARGTHQDPGLGNIGEAFVDSLAAQTAGRSLNVYAVNYPANDDYHNSANAGASDATAHIQEVVASCPNTKLVLGGYSQGATVIDLASTSVSPQAANQVAAVALFGEPTSGFSSMLWGGQPLPTISPAFAPKTISLCAQDDPICTGGGNIIAHVSYIENGMTAQAATFAASRLK